One part of the Sorangiineae bacterium MSr11954 genome encodes these proteins:
- a CDS encoding AAA family ATPase: MSPETLSHFGLNQEPFSKEIDDADLWLPPSKHAVLDELTDAVHARKSAVLTGEPGAGKTCLLRALRHALKADTFRLTYCHNVTLGRRDFYRQLCLALGVPRGATAGDVFLSVSTHVEELAKERVFPVFLVDEAHLLHQDTLDHLHILLNYAWDSRALLSLLLVGLPDLDDRLRLRRNRSLYSRLHHRVSIGSLTADDTADYVRMRVTRAGGPKDLFAPDAVAMLHEAAAGSLRDTDRIATAALRLAVRRKRKTIERELLARVLHAEGIAT; encoded by the coding sequence ATGAGCCCCGAGACGCTCTCCCACTTCGGTTTGAATCAAGAGCCATTTTCCAAGGAGATCGACGACGCGGATCTATGGCTGCCCCCCAGCAAGCACGCCGTCCTCGACGAGCTCACCGACGCGGTGCACGCTCGAAAAAGCGCCGTCCTCACCGGCGAGCCGGGCGCCGGAAAAACCTGCCTCTTGCGCGCGTTGCGGCACGCGCTCAAGGCCGACACCTTCCGTCTGACCTATTGCCACAACGTTACGCTCGGCCGGCGCGATTTCTATCGCCAGCTATGTCTCGCCCTCGGCGTTCCCCGTGGTGCCACTGCTGGTGATGTCTTCTTGTCCGTGAGTACCCACGTCGAGGAGCTCGCCAAAGAGCGCGTCTTCCCCGTCTTCCTCGTCGACGAGGCGCACCTGCTTCATCAGGACACGCTCGACCATCTCCACATCTTGCTCAATTACGCATGGGACAGTCGCGCACTGTTGTCGCTGCTGCTGGTCGGGTTACCCGATCTCGACGACCGACTGCGCCTACGGCGCAATCGGTCGCTCTATTCGCGATTACACCACCGCGTTTCCATCGGGTCGCTCACCGCCGACGATACGGCCGATTACGTCCGCATGCGAGTCACCCGCGCCGGCGGACCGAAAGATCTCTTCGCCCCCGACGCCGTCGCCATGCTCCACGAGGCGGCCGCCGGCAGCCTGCGCGACACCGATCGCATCGCCACCGCCGCTCTGCGCTTGGCAGTCCGGCGCAAACGCAAGACCATCGAACGCGAGCTCCTCGCCCGCGTCCTTCACGCCGAAGGAATTGCCACATGA
- a CDS encoding IS3 family transposase translates to MRESGLRARQKRRFRHTTDSKHAFPIAPNLLARDFEASAPNRSWVGDVTFIATGEGWLYLAVLVDLFSRRVVGWATSAINDRSLVLAALRGALRTRRPAPGLIHHTDRGSPYASEDYLQALVAAGVVVSMSRTADCYDNAVAESFFATLKAEHVDHQRYATRDDATASIGDYIEHFYNTVRRHSYVGYVSPMAFELKSQVAALAA, encoded by the coding sequence ATGCGGGAGTCCGGCCTACGAGCGCGTCAAAAACGTCGCTTTCGGCATACGACCGATTCAAAGCACGCCTTTCCCATCGCTCCAAACCTCCTCGCGCGGGACTTCGAGGCGAGTGCACCTAACCGGTCGTGGGTGGGTGACGTCACCTTCATCGCGACAGGTGAGGGTTGGCTCTATCTTGCCGTCCTCGTGGACCTCTTCTCACGTCGTGTTGTGGGATGGGCAACGAGCGCCATCAACGACCGCTCCCTCGTCCTCGCCGCGCTCCGCGGCGCCCTGCGAACGCGTCGACCTGCCCCAGGGCTCATTCATCACACGGACCGCGGAAGCCCGTATGCGAGCGAGGACTATCTCCAGGCGCTCGTCGCTGCGGGGGTCGTCGTGAGCATGAGTCGCACGGCCGACTGCTACGATAATGCCGTTGCTGAAAGCTTCTTCGCGACGCTGAAGGCTGAGCACGTCGACCACCAACGCTACGCGACGCGCGACGACGCGACCGCGTCCATCGGAGACTACATCGAGCACTTCTACAACACCGTGCGCCGGCATTCGTACGTCGGCTATGTCAGTCCGATGGCGTTCGAATTGAAGTCCCAAGTCGCCGCTCTTGCGGCATAG
- a CDS encoding helix-turn-helix domain-containing protein: protein MQSLTPKDHAEAVALYRSEIVGSLTRRELDRGQLAEALTELSQQRFRPPRGHSSRTYSVATLERWYYAYKEGGLEALRPQARCDRGRGREMPVALRELLVDIRHEHPSASVPLILQTLGADGRLEPGTVSASTVRRFFAERGLDKASLRAGGTRGKMRLRWQAEHPGALWQGMSAMARRSSIRPARRLCASTRSWMMRLATSLHLKP from the coding sequence ATGCAATCGCTCACTCCCAAAGATCACGCCGAGGCGGTCGCGCTTTATCGAAGTGAGATCGTAGGCTCCCTCACGCGCCGCGAGCTCGATCGCGGCCAGTTGGCCGAGGCGCTCACCGAGCTTTCTCAGCAGCGCTTTCGTCCACCACGAGGCCACTCGTCGCGCACCTACTCGGTCGCGACACTCGAGCGTTGGTACTACGCGTACAAGGAAGGAGGCCTCGAAGCGCTGCGTCCGCAGGCCCGTTGCGACCGTGGTCGGGGGCGCGAGATGCCCGTCGCCCTGCGCGAGCTTTTGGTCGACATTCGCCACGAGCATCCGTCGGCATCGGTGCCGCTCATCCTGCAGACGCTCGGAGCCGACGGGCGCCTCGAGCCGGGCACCGTCAGCGCGTCGACGGTGCGCCGTTTCTTCGCCGAGCGCGGGCTCGACAAGGCATCGCTGCGCGCCGGCGGTACGCGCGGCAAGATGCGGTTGCGTTGGCAGGCCGAGCATCCGGGCGCCCTCTGGCAGGGGATGTCTGCCATGGCGCGCCGCTCGTCCATTCGTCCGGCTCGACGACTGTGCGCATCCACGCGCTCATGGATGATGCGTCTCGCTACGTCATTGCACTTGAAGCCATGA
- a CDS encoding ATP-binding protein: protein MVDELGFVPFEKAGGELLFDVLSTRHERCATVITSNLAFSEWNRVFVDDKLTAALLDRLAQHAEVLVTRGPGDRVPAAATKKTDSRSDESKPKATQEVPALTR, encoded by the coding sequence GTGGTGGACGAACTTGGCTTTGTACCGTTTGAAAAAGCCGGCGGAGAGCTGCTCTTCGACGTCTTGTCCACCCGGCACGAACGGTGCGCAACGGTGATCACATCGAATCTGGCTTTTAGTGAATGGAACCGGGTCTTCGTCGACGACAAGCTGACGGCCGCACTCCTGGACCGTCTGGCCCAGCATGCGGAGGTCCTCGTCACTCGCGGTCCGGGAGACCGTGTCCCGGCCGCGGCCACCAAAAAGACAGATTCAAGATCTGACGAGAGCAAACCCAAAGCGACCCAGGAGGTGCCGGCGCTCACGCGGTGA
- a CDS encoding IS66 family transposase, whose amino-acid sequence MQAELEVLKRAFARRTEKMGKMPKIARPPRTPAEIAERRTEQALLRAEHIVTEEKTEPVPETLKKCHLCGGTNFRSVGTGKPSEVYSYVPGYFRRVVHTREVVACRCGGCVITAPPPERWSDKTRYDSSFVAHLVVSKCLVVTPLYRLEQSFARLGMPIARSTMNDLFRRAAQKLEPLRAPLFDVIKKDFLVHVDETSFTLTKQTSKAFIWAFVGKRLTGYRFELTRGGDAPLEVLGDSPGAFLCDDYRGYDPLEKRGLRQRCGCLAHVRRKFFEAGEVPEAKEALDLIAGMYGVEHEAEHRAFLGTAEHLALRRTYARPLFVRLLLLSRELRRAHGPKTLLGRAAHYVWRNLRPLGRFLRDPRIRLDNNLAENALRLVALGRKNFLFVHSEDAGKELALLYSLVVSCTRVAINPVEYIADVLERIDKTADDNLSNLLPDRWKPHAIASPSTFFDP is encoded by the coding sequence ATGCAGGCCGAGCTCGAGGTGCTCAAACGCGCCTTCGCCAGGCGTACCGAGAAGATGGGCAAGATGCCCAAGATCGCGCGGCCACCGAGGACGCCAGCGGAGATCGCCGAGCGCCGCACGGAGCAGGCTTTGCTTCGCGCGGAACACATCGTCACAGAAGAGAAGACGGAGCCCGTGCCCGAGACGCTGAAGAAGTGTCATCTTTGCGGCGGCACGAATTTTCGCAGCGTCGGCACCGGCAAGCCATCCGAGGTTTACTCGTACGTCCCGGGCTACTTCCGACGTGTTGTGCACACGCGCGAGGTCGTCGCGTGTCGATGCGGTGGATGCGTCATTACCGCGCCGCCGCCGGAGCGTTGGTCGGACAAGACGCGGTACGATTCGAGCTTCGTTGCGCACCTCGTCGTCTCGAAGTGCCTTGTCGTCACGCCGCTTTATCGTCTCGAGCAGTCGTTCGCGCGGCTCGGTATGCCCATCGCACGAAGCACGATGAATGACTTGTTCCGGCGTGCGGCGCAAAAGCTCGAGCCCCTCCGAGCCCCGCTCTTCGACGTCATCAAGAAGGACTTCCTCGTCCATGTCGACGAGACGTCGTTTACGCTGACGAAGCAAACCTCGAAGGCGTTTATCTGGGCCTTTGTTGGCAAGCGCCTCACGGGATATCGCTTTGAGCTCACGCGTGGTGGCGATGCTCCACTCGAGGTCCTCGGTGATTCGCCTGGCGCATTTCTGTGCGACGATTATCGTGGATATGACCCGCTCGAGAAGCGAGGACTCCGTCAGCGATGTGGCTGTCTCGCTCACGTTCGTCGGAAATTTTTCGAGGCCGGGGAGGTGCCCGAAGCGAAGGAAGCACTCGACCTCATCGCCGGAATGTACGGTGTCGAGCACGAGGCAGAGCATCGCGCGTTCCTTGGCACGGCCGAGCATCTCGCGCTGCGGCGCACCTATGCACGGCCTCTATTTGTCCGATTACTTCTGCTTTCTCGCGAACTTCGTCGTGCACACGGACCGAAGACGTTGCTCGGTCGTGCCGCGCACTATGTATGGCGCAACCTGCGCCCGCTCGGCCGTTTTCTCCGCGATCCGCGCATCCGCCTGGACAATAACTTGGCAGAAAATGCCCTTAGGCTCGTCGCTCTTGGCCGGAAAAATTTTCTATTTGTCCACAGCGAGGACGCCGGTAAGGAACTCGCTCTGCTCTACTCACTGGTCGTCTCGTGCACACGCGTTGCCATCAATCCCGTTGAGTACATCGCGGACGTCCTCGAACGCATCGACAAGACCGCCGACGACAATCTCTCGAACCTCCTGCCCGATCGCTGGAAACCACACGCGATCGCATCACCCTCGACGTTCTTCGACCCTTAG
- a CDS encoding integrase core domain-containing protein, with protein sequence MRIHALMDDASRYVIALEAMTYEREIDMLSVFVRAVRKHGPPDAMYLDNGATYRGETLSLSCARMGTTLVHSKPYDAPARGKIERFWRTLREGCLDHIGSLTSLHALNVRLWAWLDEHYHKTPHGALMGKTPLEVFTAAASEPDPFDERKLRAALTVHARRRVRRDNTIAMDGVDWETDLHFLAGQLVSVSRCLVDPSEPPFIDHEGKRFVLHPVDPVRNATRPRSAQNLDEPHVARVAFDPSRALLDKALGRKPEGSR encoded by the coding sequence GTGCGCATCCACGCGCTCATGGATGATGCGTCTCGCTACGTCATTGCACTTGAAGCCATGACCTACGAGCGCGAGATCGACATGCTGTCGGTCTTCGTACGCGCCGTGCGCAAGCATGGTCCCCCCGACGCCATGTACCTCGACAACGGCGCCACCTACCGCGGCGAGACGCTCTCTCTCTCGTGCGCCCGTATGGGCACCACGCTGGTGCATTCCAAGCCGTACGATGCCCCGGCTCGCGGCAAGATCGAGCGCTTCTGGCGTACGTTGCGCGAAGGGTGCCTCGATCACATAGGCTCGCTCACCTCGCTCCACGCCCTCAACGTCCGGCTCTGGGCGTGGCTCGATGAGCACTACCACAAGACCCCTCACGGCGCGCTGATGGGCAAAACGCCGCTCGAAGTCTTCACCGCCGCTGCAAGCGAGCCCGATCCCTTCGACGAAAGAAAGCTACGCGCTGCACTCACCGTCCACGCCCGTCGTCGCGTCCGTCGCGACAACACCATCGCAATGGATGGCGTGGACTGGGAGACCGATCTGCACTTTCTTGCCGGCCAACTCGTCTCCGTCTCGCGCTGCCTGGTCGATCCGAGCGAGCCGCCATTCATCGACCACGAAGGCAAGCGCTTCGTCCTGCACCCGGTCGACCCCGTGCGAAACGCAACGCGTCCGCGCTCGGCACAAAACCTCGACGAGCCTCACGTTGCACGTGTCGCATTCGACCCATCGCGCGCGCTGCTCGACAAGGCGCTCGGCAGAAAGCCGGAGGGATCGCGATGA